Proteins co-encoded in one Ruegeria pomeroyi DSS-3 genomic window:
- a CDS encoding Bcr/CflA family efflux MFS transporter: MRHASNPPHLITLVLLTALSVLTLNMFLPSLAHMGQDFEVDYGLINLAIAGYLGVSAILQLIIGPLSDRFGRRPVLLIAMAIFLVASIGCVLAGSIWVFLGFRLLQAAVVAGPISSSASIRDQYPPNEAASKLGYVAMAMALAPMLGPMLGGALDMLFGWRAGFVLYSILGAVMLALLWVDFGETNTERSVTFKAQWQQYPHLFRSRRFWGYALCASFSIGGFYAFITGAPLVAAAWFDLSPALLGLGIGIITGGFMVGNFVTGRIAARTRLTTMILLGRIIASTGPAIGLILFLTGAGSVWVFFGSAVLVGFGNGLTNANAVAGLMSVRPRLAASAAGLSGALTVALGAVLTTVTGIVVSAENAPFAVLGLMSGSSFLGLLAVLYVRWVDLREPLPDT; the protein is encoded by the coding sequence ATGCGCCACGCATCCAACCCGCCGCATCTGATCACGCTTGTTCTGCTCACCGCGCTTTCGGTGCTGACGTTGAACATGTTTCTGCCGTCGCTTGCGCACATGGGGCAGGATTTCGAGGTTGATTATGGGCTGATCAACCTTGCGATTGCCGGTTACCTCGGCGTTTCGGCGATCCTGCAACTGATCATCGGCCCGCTGTCGGACCGGTTCGGCCGCAGGCCCGTCCTGCTGATCGCCATGGCGATCTTTCTGGTCGCGTCGATCGGCTGCGTGCTGGCTGGGTCGATCTGGGTCTTTCTGGGCTTTCGTTTGTTGCAGGCGGCTGTGGTGGCCGGTCCGATCTCTTCCAGCGCCTCCATCCGCGATCAGTACCCGCCCAACGAGGCGGCAAGCAAACTGGGGTATGTCGCCATGGCGATGGCGCTGGCCCCCATGCTTGGCCCCATGCTGGGGGGCGCGTTGGATATGCTGTTCGGCTGGCGCGCGGGGTTTGTGCTCTATTCGATCCTGGGCGCGGTGATGCTTGCGCTGCTTTGGGTCGATTTTGGCGAGACCAATACCGAGCGGTCCGTAACCTTCAAGGCGCAATGGCAGCAATATCCGCATCTCTTTCGGTCGCGCCGGTTCTGGGGCTACGCGCTTTGCGCTTCCTTTTCGATCGGCGGATTCTACGCGTTCATAACGGGTGCACCCCTGGTGGCGGCCGCCTGGTTCGATCTGAGTCCGGCCCTGTTGGGATTGGGGATCGGCATCATCACGGGCGGTTTCATGGTAGGCAACTTTGTCACCGGTCGCATTGCGGCGCGCACCCGGCTTACGACGATGATCCTCCTGGGGCGGATCATTGCGTCAACTGGCCCGGCAATAGGGCTGATCCTGTTCCTGACGGGTGCGGGTTCGGTCTGGGTGTTCTTCGGGTCGGCGGTGTTGGTCGGCTTTGGCAACGGCCTGACCAACGCAAATGCCGTGGCGGGCCTGATGTCGGTCCGGCCCCGGCTGGCCGCCAGCGCCGCAGGGTTGTCCGGGGCGCTGACGGTTGCATTGGGGGCAGTCCTGACCACGGTTACGGGGATCGTCGTATCGGCCGAGAATGCCCCCTTTGC
- a CDS encoding ABC-F family ATP-binding cassette domain-containing protein has translation MLRIENITYAVEGRPLFDGASAVIPDGHKVGLVGRNGTGKTTLFRLIRGELALETGTIALPRRARIGGVAQEAPASDVSLIDTVLAADTERAALMAEAETATDPIRIAEVQTRLADIDAWSAPARAASILKGLGFDDDEQLKPCSDFSGGWRMRVALAAVLFSQPDLLLLDEPTNYLDLEGALWLESYLAKYPHTVIIISHDRGLLNRAVGAILHLEDRKLTLYQGPYEQFARQRAENLAQAQAMAKKQEARRAHLQSYVDRFRYKADKAKQAQSRLKALARMQPISSPQEAALRAFTFPKPEEMSPPIIHLEGGVTGYGQTEVLKRLNLRIDQDDRIALLGKNGQGKSTLSKLLSDRLPLMAGRMTRSPKLRIGYFAQHQVDELYVDETPLDHLRRLRPGETPAKWRARLAGFGLGAEQAETAVGRLSGGQKARLSLLIATLDAPHMLILDEPTNHLDIESREALVEALTDYTGAVILVSHDMHLLTLVADRLWLVSDGSVKPFEGDLEAYRDFLLARDKPESPKPAEAKPKRASRDTVLALRAELRKCEERVEKLSEMHDKLAAKLADPALYADDKVSDLEVWNRKYAELKDAMERAETLWMEAQEKLDAVQAT, from the coding sequence ATGTTGAGGATCGAAAACATCACTTACGCGGTCGAGGGCCGGCCGCTGTTCGACGGTGCCAGCGCCGTCATTCCCGATGGCCACAAGGTCGGCCTGGTGGGCCGCAACGGCACCGGCAAAACCACGCTGTTCCGGCTGATCCGGGGCGAGCTGGCGCTGGAAACCGGCACCATCGCCCTGCCCCGCCGCGCCCGCATCGGCGGCGTCGCACAAGAGGCGCCCGCCTCGGACGTGTCGCTGATCGACACGGTGCTGGCCGCAGATACCGAGCGCGCCGCGCTGATGGCCGAGGCGGAAACCGCCACCGACCCGATCCGCATTGCCGAAGTGCAGACCCGGCTGGCCGATATCGACGCCTGGAGCGCGCCGGCGCGCGCCGCTTCGATCCTCAAGGGGCTGGGGTTCGACGATGACGAACAGCTCAAACCCTGCTCCGATTTCTCGGGCGGCTGGCGGATGCGGGTGGCGCTGGCGGCGGTGCTGTTTTCCCAGCCCGACCTGCTGCTGCTCGATGAACCGACCAACTATCTCGACCTCGAAGGGGCGCTGTGGCTAGAAAGCTATCTGGCGAAATACCCCCATACGGTGATCATCATCAGCCACGACCGCGGGTTGTTGAACCGCGCCGTGGGCGCGATCCTGCATCTGGAGGACCGCAAGCTGACCCTCTATCAGGGGCCCTATGAACAGTTCGCCCGCCAGCGCGCCGAAAACCTGGCCCAGGCCCAGGCGATGGCCAAGAAGCAGGAGGCGCGCCGCGCGCATCTGCAATCTTATGTCGACCGCTTCCGCTACAAGGCGGACAAGGCCAAACAGGCGCAATCCCGCCTCAAGGCGCTGGCCCGGATGCAGCCGATCAGCAGCCCCCAAGAGGCCGCATTGCGCGCCTTCACCTTTCCCAAACCGGAGGAGATGTCGCCGCCGATCATCCATCTCGAAGGCGGGGTGACAGGATATGGGCAGACCGAGGTCCTGAAACGGCTGAACCTGCGCATCGACCAGGACGACCGGATCGCGCTGTTGGGCAAGAACGGTCAGGGCAAATCCACCCTGTCGAAACTGCTCTCGGACCGGCTGCCGCTGATGGCGGGCCGGATGACCCGCTCGCCCAAGCTCAGGATCGGCTATTTCGCCCAGCATCAGGTCGACGAGCTGTATGTGGACGAAACCCCGCTCGACCACCTGCGCCGTCTGCGCCCGGGCGAGACGCCCGCCAAGTGGCGGGCGCGGCTGGCGGGCTTTGGCCTTGGCGCCGAGCAGGCGGAAACCGCGGTGGGGCGGCTCTCGGGCGGGCAAAAGGCGCGCCTCAGCCTGCTGATCGCCACCCTTGACGCGCCCCATATGCTGATCCTCGACGAGCCGACCAACCACCTTGATATCGAAAGCCGCGAAGCGCTGGTCGAGGCGCTGACCGATTATACCGGCGCGGTGATCCTGGTCAGCCACGACATGCACCTGCTGACCCTTGTCGCCGACCGGCTGTGGCTGGTTTCGGACGGGTCGGTAAAACCCTTCGAGGGCGATCTTGAGGCCTATCGCGACTTCCTTCTGGCGCGCGACAAGCCGGAATCCCCCAAACCGGCAGAGGCCAAGCCCAAACGCGCCAGCCGCGACACGGTGCTGGCGCTGCGGGCCGAGCTGCGCAAATGCGAGGAGCGGGTCGAGAAGCTGAGCGAGATGCACGACAAACTGGCCGCCAAACTGGCCGATCCCGCGCTTTATGCCGATGACAAGGTCTCTGATCTTGAGGTCTGGAACCGCAAATATGCGGAACTGAAGGACGCGATGGAGCGGGCCGAGACCCTGTGGATGGAGGCGCAGGAGAAGCTCGACGCGGTGCAGGCGACATGA